A genome region from Pan troglodytes isolate AG18354 chromosome 3, NHGRI_mPanTro3-v2.0_pri, whole genome shotgun sequence includes the following:
- the THAP6 gene encoding THAP domain-containing protein 6 isoform X2, with protein sequence MKRLDVNAAGIWEPKKGDVLCSRHFKKTDFDRSAPNIKLKPGVIPSIFDSPYHLQGKREKLHCRKNFTLKTVPATNYNHHLVGASSCIEEFQSQFIFEHSYSVMDSPKKLKHKLDHVIGELEDTKESLRNVLDREKRFQKSLRKTIRELKDECLISQETANRLDAFCWDCCQESIEQDYIS encoded by the exons ATGAAAAGACTTGATGTGAATGCAGCCGGCATTTGGGAGCCTAAAAAAGGAGATGTGTTGTGTTCGAGGCACTTTAAGAAGACAGATTTTGACAGAAGTGCTCCAAATATTAAACTGAAACCTGGAGTCATACCTTCTATCTTTGATTCTCCATATCACCTACAG gggaaaagagaaaaacttcatTGTAGAAAAAACTTCACCCTCAAAACCGTTCCAGCCACTAACTACAATCACCATCTTGTTGGTGCTTCCTCATGTATTGAAGAATTCCAATCCCAGTTCATTTTT GAACATAGCTACAGTGTAATGGACAGTCCAAAGAAACTTAAGCATAAATTAGATCATGTGATCGGCGAGCTAGAGGATACAAAGGAAAGTCTACGGAATGTTTTAGACCGAGAAAAACGTTTTCAGAAATCATTGAGGAAGACAATCAGGGAATTAAAGGATGAATGTCTGATCAGCCAAGAAACAGCAAATAGACTGGACGCTTTCTGTTGGGACTGTTGTCAGGAGAGCATAGAACAGGACTATATTTCATGA
- the THAP6 gene encoding THAP domain-containing protein 6 isoform X1 — MVKCCSAIGCASRCLPNSKLKGLTFHVFPTDENIKRKWVLAMKRLDVNAAGIWEPKKGDVLCSRHFKKTDFDRSAPNIKLKPGVIPSIFDSPYHLQGKREKLHCRKNFTLKTVPATNYNHHLVGASSCIEEFQSQFIFEHSYSVMDSPKKLKHKLDHVIGELEDTKESLRNVLDREKRFQKSLRKTIRELKDECLISQETANRLDAFCWDCCQESIEQDYIS; from the exons ATGGTGAAATGCTGCTCCGCCATTGGATGTGCTTCTCGCTGCTTGCCAAATTCGAAGTTAAAAGGACTGACATTTCACGT attccccacagatgaaaacatcaaaaggaAATGGGTATTAGCAATGAAAAGACTTGATGTGAATGCAGCCGGCATTTGGGAGCCTAAAAAAGGAGATGTGTTGTGTTCGAGGCACTTTAAGAAGACAGATTTTGACAGAAGTGCTCCAAATATTAAACTGAAACCTGGAGTCATACCTTCTATCTTTGATTCTCCATATCACCTACAG gggaaaagagaaaaacttcatTGTAGAAAAAACTTCACCCTCAAAACCGTTCCAGCCACTAACTACAATCACCATCTTGTTGGTGCTTCCTCATGTATTGAAGAATTCCAATCCCAGTTCATTTTT GAACATAGCTACAGTGTAATGGACAGTCCAAAGAAACTTAAGCATAAATTAGATCATGTGATCGGCGAGCTAGAGGATACAAAGGAAAGTCTACGGAATGTTTTAGACCGAGAAAAACGTTTTCAGAAATCATTGAGGAAGACAATCAGGGAATTAAAGGATGAATGTCTGATCAGCCAAGAAACAGCAAATAGACTGGACGCTTTCTGTTGGGACTGTTGTCAGGAGAGCATAGAACAGGACTATATTTCATGA